In one window of Branchiostoma floridae strain S238N-H82 chromosome 14, Bfl_VNyyK, whole genome shotgun sequence DNA:
- the LOC118430899 gene encoding keratin, type I cytoskeletal 10-like translates to MSQSAGTGVSSSAASFFGAQNTSTSASESFSLGSVTPMSSGAASLFGGGESTTTTPANDGGGSFFAGFGGTSDKSGSACNLFSSGNLFGGGDNSPGSNSPEGFSFNFGGGGGSSPNSEAGTSGFSLFG, encoded by the exons ATGTCGCAGTCGGCAGGTACCGGTGTATCCAGCAGTGCAGCATCGTTCTTTGGTGCCCAGAATACCAG CACCTCTGCTAGCGAGTCCTTCTCCTTGGGAAGTGTCACCCCGATGTCTTCAGGAGCCGCATCGCTGTTTGGGGGAGGAGAGTCAACAACAACCACTCCTGCAAACGATGGAGGAGGATCCTTCTTTGCTG GATTTGGAGGCACCAGCGACAAGAGTGGCTCTGCCTGTAACTTATTCAGCAGTGGGAACCTGTTTGGAGGAGGGGACAACTCTCCGGGCTCCAACTCTCCCGAAGGGTTCAGCTTCAACTTCGGTGGCGGCGGGGGGTCGTCTCCAAACAGCGAGGCTGGGACGTCGGGGTTTTCACTGTTTGGTTAG